A stretch of DNA from Candidatus Cloacimonadota bacterium:
CTTGATGTATTCGGCGTTGGAGAGGGTGGTCTTGAGCCCGATGGCGAGGTCTTCCGTGATGGAGGAGCCGGCCATGGGGATCACGAGGATCTTTTCCAGGGTGCCGCGGTGATGCAGGCTGATGTCGCAGGTGCCGGCGCCGATGTCGATGAGGATGGTGCCGAGGCGGCGTTCGTCCTCGCTGAGCACGGCTTTGGCGATGGCGATGTGGTTCAGCACAAAGTTTTCGGGGCTGATGTCGAAATCGGCCAGTTGGATGCTTTTGGCCAGGTTGCGCAGTTGGGTGACGTCGCCGAAGATAGTGAGCACCTTGGTGATGAGGTGGAAGCCGGTCATGCGCAGGGGATTGCGGATGTCGTTGTGGCCGTCGATCACGAAGCTCTGCGGGATGCCGTGGAGGATCTGGGAGCGTTCGAAGCCTTTCTGGATCTTGACGCTGTTGCGGGCGTCGGCGATCACTTGGTCCACGTGTTCCTGCACGATCTCGCCCGGCTCGTTGGGGTTGGAGGTGGGGATGGAAATGCGGCCGCCGCCCACCTGGGTGCGGATGTGGTCTCCGGTTACGTTGGTGAAGATGTTGGCGGGTTTGGTGCCGGCGGCGGTGTGCACTTCCTTAAGCGTTTTTTTCACGCCTTCGGCCACGGCCTGGATGTCTTTTACAATGCCTTTTTCCAGGCCGGATGAGGGCGTTTCGGCGATGCCGAGGATATCCAGCTGGCCTTTCGCCTTGGCGTGGGCCAGGATGCAGCGGATGTTGGCGGAGCCTATGTCGAGGGCGGTGATCAGATTGTGCCGCATATCAGTTTCCCGCCTTCACCACCACCTGGTTGTCGACGCGCAGGTCGAGGATGGAGGATTGGCTCACATTGCCGTTGTCGCGCACGAATTCGTAGCGCGAAAGCTGTTTGGCGAGGTTCTTCTCGCTGGGGATCAGGCGCAGGCCGTTGCGCGCGTCGATGATGTAGACGGTGTTGTCGATGGTGTAATATTCAGAGATGTTGGTCGCGAATTCCGGAGCATCCTCCACTATCCTGCGGTGGGTGGCCAATACCTTGTCCAGCGCGGCGTTCTTGAGTTTCCGGCCGCTTCTGAGGTGGGCGTTGTTCACCAACAGATTCACCAAGGGCAGGTTTTCCGTGTAAACCTTGCCGTAGCGTTCCAACACCACGCCTTCCTCATCCACGGGAAAGAGGTCGCCTTCGAGGCTTTTCACATAGAGGCTGGGCTTGCGCTCCGTGAGCTTGATCTGCAGGGTGCTGAAGAGCTTGCGTCGCACCTTCACGGTCTTCACGCGGGCAAAACCACTCACCTCGGCGTGGACCTCAGCTTTGTCCACTTTGAGGAGATTCTGCCCCATATAGGGCTGCAGCGCGCTGCGCAGGAGGCTGTCCGCCACAGCGGAATTGCCGCTGATCTCAATTTTGCGCACATTAAGCACATCGAGGCTGGACAGGAGATGATAAGCGCCGAAACCAAGGGCGGCAAAACCAAGCAAAACAAGGACGAAAAAGACGAAATATCGGCTGTTTCCCCTTCTCTTGCGGGTGTTGTGCTGGGTCGGTATCTTATTGTCTCTCATAATGAAGCATACTTTTGTGCGCTATCGCGTAATCCTGTGTTAAGTCTCTAAGTCACTAACTTTTTTAGGTTTAGTGTTTTTGTCAACTGATTTTTTCAGTTCCGCCAGAATTTCTTCGCCATACTGCCAGACGTTGCCGGCACCCATGGTGATCAGAATGTCATCTTCTTCAAGCAGGGAGAGGGTTTTGGGTACAATATCGGCGTTGTTTTCGATCAGCACAACGTTGTGGTGTCCGCTCTGGATGGCGGCATCGGCGATGAGTTTGGAGGAAACGCCGGGCAGGGGCTCTTCCCGCGCGGGATAGATCGGCGCCAGGAGGAGGCAGTCGCAAGAGAAAAAGGCGTTTCCGAACTGCACGTGGAAATCCCTGGTACGGGAATACAGATGGGGTTGGAACAAGGTGACGATGCGGCGTTTGGTGCTGTCCTTGAAGCCTTCGAGGGTGGCGGAGATCTCGGTGGGGTGGTGGGCGTAATCGTCGTAAACGGTGATGCCGCGGGCCTCGCCTTTGAGTTCGAAACGGCGGTAAACTCCGCTGTATTGCAGCAGTCCCTCGCGGATGTGTTTGAAGGGAATGTCCAGTTCGAGGCCGATGCTCACTGCCTGCAGGGAGTTCTGGATGTTGTGGCGGCCGGTCACGTTCATCTTCACGCGGCCCAGGCGGTAGCCTTTGTAGCTTACGTCAAACTCGCTCACGAAGTCCTTCATGCTGATGTTCAGGGCTTGGATGTCCGCCTGGCGGGAAAAGCCATAGGTGACGATCTTTTTGTTGATGCGGGGCAGAACGGCCTGCACGCCTGGATCGTCGAGGCAGGCGATCACACTGCCGAAAAATGGCACCTTGTTAGCGTATTCGATGAAAGCGCCTTTGATATCATCCAGATTGCGGTAGCAATCCAGGTGATCGGTGTCGATGTTGGTGATGCCGGCGATGCAGGGGGTGAGGGAGAGGAAGGAATGGTCATATTCGTCGGCCTCCACCACGATGTATTTTCCGGAGCCCATCACGTTGTTCGAGCCGTAGTTTTTCACCTTTCCACCCACGATGATGGTGGGATCGAGTCCAGCGGCTTCAAGCACCAGGCCGGTCATGGAAGTGGTGGTGGTTTTGCCGTGCGTACCGGAAATGCCGATGGAGAAACTCATGCGGGTGATCTCGGCCAGCATTTCGGCGCGGCGGATGACGGGAATGCGCATAGCTTTGGCGGCCTGGATCTCGGGGTTGTCGTCCTTGACCGCGGAGGATTTTACCACCACGTCCACATCCTTCACCAGCGTGGGGTTGTGGCCTTCCTCGATCCTGATGCCAAGGGATTCGAGATGGCGGGTGACATCGGTCTTTTTGAGGTCGGAACCGCTGATCTCCAAGCCCTGGTTGTACAGGAATTCGGCGATGCCGCTCATACCAATGCCGCCGATGCCGATGAAATGGATCTTCTTAGTTTTTCCCAGCATTGTGTTGCTCCTTGTTGAGGTCGCTCAAAATCTCTCGCGCCATGTCTTCGGCCGCGG
This window harbors:
- the murC gene encoding UDP-N-acetylmuramate--L-alanine ligase, translated to MLGKTKKIHFIGIGGIGMSGIAEFLYNQGLEISGSDLKKTDVTRHLESLGIRIEEGHNPTLVKDVDVVVKSSAVKDDNPEIQAAKAMRIPVIRRAEMLAEITRMSFSIGISGTHGKTTTTSMTGLVLEAAGLDPTIIVGGKVKNYGSNNVMGSGKYIVVEADEYDHSFLSLTPCIAGITNIDTDHLDCYRNLDDIKGAFIEYANKVPFFGSVIACLDDPGVQAVLPRINKKIVTYGFSRQADIQALNISMKDFVSEFDVSYKGYRLGRVKMNVTGRHNIQNSLQAVSIGLELDIPFKHIREGLLQYSGVYRRFELKGEARGITVYDDYAHHPTEISATLEGFKDSTKRRIVTLFQPHLYSRTRDFHVQFGNAFFSCDCLLLAPIYPAREEPLPGVSSKLIADAAIQSGHHNVVLIENNADIVPKTLSLLEEDDILITMGAGNVWQYGEEILAELKKSVDKNTKPKKVSDLET
- a CDS encoding FtsQ-type POTRA domain-containing protein, with the translated sequence MRDNKIPTQHNTRKRRGNSRYFVFFVLVLLGFAALGFGAYHLLSSLDVLNVRKIEISGNSAVADSLLRSALQPYMGQNLLKVDKAEVHAEVSGFARVKTVKVRRKLFSTLQIKLTERKPSLYVKSLEGDLFPVDEEGVVLERYGKVYTENLPLVNLLVNNAHLRSGRKLKNAALDKVLATHRRIVEDAPEFATNISEYYTIDNTVYIIDARNGLRLIPSEKNLAKQLSRYEFVRDNGNVSQSSILDLRVDNQVVVKAGN
- the ftsA gene encoding cell division protein FtsA codes for the protein MRHNLITALDIGSANIRCILAHAKAKGQLDILGIAETPSSGLEKGIVKDIQAVAEGVKKTLKEVHTAAGTKPANIFTNVTGDHIRTQVGGGRISIPTSNPNEPGEIVQEHVDQVIADARNSVKIQKGFERSQILHGIPQSFVIDGHNDIRNPLRMTGFHLITKVLTIFGDVTQLRNLAKSIQLADFDISPENFVLNHIAIAKAVLSEDERRLGTILIDIGAGTCDISLHHRGTLEKILVIPMAGSSITEDLAIGLKTTLSNAEYIKTHYGVALASSVDPETEIVVEGISGRDSQVKTQHLVSHVVQHRVEEMLSLCYDRLKNFYTPELVTAGIVLTGGTAKLQMIDAVVKNSFNLPVKIAQPDLSNLNGDTEMLKDPAFTTCVGLLRHAADQEPESKAPALRLGTFKAGKTLDKIKNIIKDFTST